AAACTACTTCGTAACCCAGATGCTATCTGGCCACGGTTCTTTCCggaaaaatgtactatagaaagaaattcaaTACGAAGAAGGAATTGATGATGCAGAGCATGCCTTTCTCAATATATAGCCGATGGAAATAACGGCGCAGAGAACCGGAGAATGAGTTTGTGTCTCGCCCCGTATCTCTAATCCACAAGATGCTACTGTACAAGAGATACTGCacgcaaagaaggaatatgatcacctcgaacatgtttcaagagcaaaatgttatttttggatggtaacCATTTAACgtgtcaaaaatgttgttttctcgccatgATTGCCGGGGACCATCGCACCCTGAATGCATCAACGAAGCATGACTTAAAAACGGGATTGGATCCTTGAGTAGACAAATATTTCGgacgcagaccatggacattccaaagaAACGCAGCATATGTCATCCAAAATTGGCTTAAAAGGGATGTTCCTGGCTTCATTgctaccgcacaatggccactAAAACCTCAGGATCTCAATCTGTTGAACTTTTGCGCCTTGGGCATTTTGGGgaataggttaggtgacagcccgatgtatcaggctcacttagactattcagtccattgtgataccacattggtgaacttctctcttatcactgattgctgcccgattccatgttaagctcaatgataagggacctccattttatagccgagtccgaacggcgttccacattgcagtgaaaccacttagagaagctttgaaaccctcagaaatgtcaccagcattactgaggtgggataatccaccgctgaaaaactttttggttttcggtcgaagcaggaatcgaacccacgaccttgtgtatgcaaggcgggcatgctaaccattgcaccacggtggctcccacttaGGGAGTAAGTTTGgaaccatcgtggtgcaatggttagcatgcctgtcttgcatacatagggtcgtgggttcaaccgaacaacaaaaagtttttcagcagtggattataccctctcagtaatgctggtgacatatctgagtatttcaaagtacgtcccttgtcactgagctaaacatagaatcgggcagcaaccagtgaaaagagagaagttcaccactgtggcatcacaatggactgaatagtctaagtgggcctgaaatatcgggctgccactatacctaacctaacctaagataggCCCTAAAAAATACCGAAGTGACGATCATTTCCATTCGGCGCAACATCGTGAATAGGTCAAAATATCGCATAGCCACTTTCCAAAGGGACATAGCACGCCTTATCCAAAATTGCCCTAAAAAGGAGACTGCTGGCCACAAAACACTCcgtatctcaatccgttggactttttgggCCTGGATCATTTTGGGGAGTAAGGTGGGCCGTAAAAATACCACAGTTTCGATTATTTTAAAATGGCGCTCCATTGGTATTGGGGCAAAGTACTGCAGAGCCACTTTTGTGCTTATAAAGAAGGTTCAACCTTCACAATGCTCACCAAAAACTACGAACCTCAATTCGGTGGACTTTTGctcaattcgattgtggatgacagtttttaatAGAACTTTGTACGTGATTTTTTGTGGAAGGTTTAAGATTAGGcctggccaaaattttagtccatATATGTTCTCTAGATTCTTTTCTCGCCTCTTCGTTATTTATGTACCCTCCCAATTCTTGGAAATCTCCAGACCTGGCTAAACTTTATGAGTGCGTCTAATAAATGACTGTCAAGATAATGACTTATAATAGGTGTCACGTATTTATTGGAATGGACATTAATTGACATTTAAATAACAATCACaaggtttatatgaaattcaatGACTATGGAAAAACTACTTAAAATCGAGAACCTTAAGACATCTGgtatcagttgaaatttagcattataATAGTAAAGAACTTTGCCATCATGAATCCATCCATGGGTCGACTAATACTTCTATATGGATTCTTATGTTTGGTCCTCGAAGGATGCCTGGCTGAAGAATCTACAAACCTCGAAGATTTGCAGGAGTTGCTTATGCATCCCAAACTTGAGGATGATAGTAAAGGCGCTAGAGTATTACAACGGCCTGGAGAGGATACCAATGAGTTTTGGTTAAATTTGGGTAAGGATTTCATACGCCAACAACAAATGCGATCCAGGAATCTACAAAAGGCAAAGAATGTTATTATGTTTTTGGGTGATGGCATGGGTCTAACTACCCTAGTTGCTGCACGAAGTTACATTGAAGCTGAGCACACTAAATTGTCCTTTGAAGAGTTTCCCTATACGGGACTCTCCAAGACCTATTGTGTGGATAAAATAGTTCCCGATTCGGCAACAACGGCTACAGCCTATTTGTGTGGTGTGAAAGCAAATTATGGAACAATTGGAGTAAATGCCAAAATTGCCCGAGATGATTGTGAGGCCATGAAAACTACTGAGAATCATGTGTATTCCATAGCCAAGTGGGCCATGGATGAGGGTAAATCCGCAGGTTTGGTAACCACAACAAGAGTTACTCATGCCTCACCAGCGGGAGTTTATGCACATACGGCCGATAGAAATTGGGAAACTAATGCCGATATAGAGGAATTCTGTGGTAAAGATCATGGCCTTGAGGACATAGCCCATCAGTTGGTCCATGGAGAGGTGGGATCCCAGCTAAAGGTAATGATGGGTGGAGGCAAAAGTACTTTCTTGGATAAGAACTCTTATGATCAAGGTTGGCGCACTGATAATCGTAATTTAATTGAGGAATACCTAGAGAAGTCATCCGGTAATGTCCTCGTGGAGACTCTTGAGGAATTGGAGAATTTGGATTTAGAGAAGACGGATCGCCTACTTGGTCTATTTAGTGATAGCCATATGGACTATCATTTGGATGCTGTGGCCAATGATCAAAATACCCAACCTACCCTGGAGCATATGACCAAAAAGGCCATTGAGTTTATGGAGAAGAAGGCCGGTGATCAAGGTTATTTCCTCTTCATAGAGGGTGGTAAAATCGATTTGGGTCATCATGCCAACAAGGCCCGTTTGGCTTTGGATGAAACCAAAGAATTTTCCCAGGCCATAGCATTGGCCCGAGAGAT
This is a stretch of genomic DNA from Haematobia irritans isolate KBUSLIRL chromosome 4, ASM5000362v1, whole genome shotgun sequence. It encodes these proteins:
- the Alp9 gene encoding alkaline phosphatase 9; its protein translation is MNPSMGRLILLYGFLCLVLEGCLAEESTNLEDLQELLMHPKLEDDSKGARVLQRPGEDTNEFWLNLGKDFIRQQQMRSRNLQKAKNVIMFLGDGMGLTTLVAARSYIEAEHTKLSFEEFPYTGLSKTYCVDKIVPDSATTATAYLCGVKANYGTIGVNAKIARDDCEAMKTTENHVYSIAKWAMDEGKSAGLVTTTRVTHASPAGVYAHTADRNWETNADIEEFCGKDHGLEDIAHQLVHGEVGSQLKVMMGGGKSTFLDKNSYDQGWRTDNRNLIEEYLEKSSGNVLVETLEELENLDLEKTDRLLGLFSDSHMDYHLDAVANDQNTQPTLEHMTKKAIEFMEKKAGDQGYFLFIEGGKIDLGHHANKARLALDETKEFSQAIALAREMTSVEDTLIVVTSDHSHTFSVAGYQNRGTDIFSLKTSSSDGLPYSPLSYANGESYSQYFNVTKSKRVDPNLVLHNDAHDVFPATVPLSSETHGGEDVAVFASGPWAHLFTGVYEQHTIPHIMAYAACIGDGLKACDILSQ